A genomic segment from Callithrix jacchus isolate 240 chromosome 8, calJac240_pri, whole genome shotgun sequence encodes:
- the MLH3 gene encoding DNA mismatch repair protein Mlh3 isoform X5, with protein MIKCLSAEVQAKLRSGLAISSLGQCVEELALNSIDAEAKCVAVRVNMETFQVQVIDNGFGMGSDDVDKVGNRYFTSKCHSVQDLENPRFYGFRGEALASIADMASTVEISSKKNRTMKTFVKLFQNGKALKACEADVTRPSAGTTVTVYNLFYQLPVRRKCMDPRLEFEKVRQRIEALSLMHPSISFSLRNDVSGSMVLQLPRTKDVCSRFCQIYGLGKSQKLREISFKYKEFELNGYISSEAHYNKNMQFLFVNKRLILRTKLHKLIDFLLRKESIICKPKNGSSSRQMNSSPRPRSTPELYGIYVINVQCQFCEYDVCMEPAKTLIEFQNWDTLLYCIQEGVKMFLKQEKLFVELSGEDIKEFSEDNGFSLFGATLQKHVTSNERSNQGSFQEACNNILDSYEVFNLQSKAVKRKATTENINTQNSRDLEAIRRNTNNSLLYTCESGGPGHNKMTEPSSQNKDSSCSESKMLEQEAIVASETGENEKHKKSCLEHSFLENPCGTSSEMFLSPSQTPRHFEESRENLTIWKESTVNGMAANILKNSRIQNQPEKFKDATEVGCQPLPSEATLLGVHSAQTEKEKRQKEPSNCGGRNVFSYGRVKLCSTGFITHVVQNEKTKSTETEHSFKSYVRPGPTSAQETFGNRTHHSVETPDIKHLASTLSKESAQLPNKKICRTNISYGLENEPTATYKMFSTFQEGSKKSQTGCMLSDTSPSFPWYRSVSNDIKKTDKLIGSSKPIVRKKLSLSSQLGSLEKFKRQYGKIENPQDTEVEESNVEVTTNLCPQVEPDILLKDKNRLDNADVCKITTTKHSYSNSSWQPASHILYSEKCPFSKDEDCLEQMPGLRENPMTLKEFSLFNRKPLDLEKSSESLASKLSRLKDSEKETQTMEMTSPFNELPNSDSSRKDSELYNVLTQDFCMLFKNKHEKVENGVIPVSDSATQGNSFNKSSETHSNSSTTENSVISQTPLVLPCNNSKVIGKDSDVLLRASEEQIGSPDSPSGMLMNLVEDATGDQNGICFQSEESKARTCSENEESNTCCSDWQQHFDVALGRMVYVNKMTGLSTFIAPTEDVRAACTKDLTTVAVDVVLENGSQYRCHPFRSDLVLPFLPRARAERTVMRQENRDTVDDTPRSESLQSLFSEWDNPVFARYPEVAVDVSSGQAESLAVKIHNILYPYRFTKEMIHSMQVLQQVDNKFIACLMSTNTEENGKAGYFFRCYHKNLEDLGLEFVFPDTSDSLVLVGKVPLCFVEREANELRRGRSTVTRSMVEEFIREQVELLQTTGGIQGILPLTVQKVLASQACHGAVKFNDGLSLEESCRLIEALSLCQLPFQCAHGRPSMLPLADIDHLEQEKQIKPNLTKLRKMAQAWRLFGKAECDTRQSLQQSMAPCEPP; from the exons ATGATCAAGTGCTTGTCAGCTGAAGTACAAGCCAAATTGCGTTCAGGTTTGGCCATAAGCTCCTTGGGCCAATGTGTTGAGGAACTTGCCCTCAACAGTATTGATGCTGAAGCAAAATGTGTGGCTGTCAGGGTGAATATGGaaaccttccaagttcaagtgatagACAATGGATTTGGAATGGGGAGTGATGATGTAGACAAAGTGGGAAATCGTTATTTCACCAGTAAATGCCACTCGGTACAGGACTTGGAGAATCCAAGGTTTTATGGTTTCCGAGGAGAGGCCTTGGCAAGTATTGCTGACATGGCCAGCACTGTGGAAATTTCATCCAAGAAAAACAGGACAATGAAAACTTTTGTGAAACTGTTTCAGAATGGAAAAGCCCTGAAAGCTTGTGAAGCTGATGTGACTAGACCAAGCGCTGGGACAACTGTAACAGTGTATAACCTATTTTACCAGCTGCCTGTACGGAGGAAATGCATGGACCCTAGGCTGGAGTTTGAGAAGGTTAGGCAGAGGATAGAAGCTCTCTCACTCATGCacccttccatttctttctctttgagaaATGATGTTTCCGGTTCCATGGTTCTTCAGCTCCCCAGAACCAAAGACGTATGTTCCCGATTTTGTCAAATTTATGGATTGGGGAAGTCCCAAAAGTtaagagaaataagttttaaatataaagagtTTGAGCTTAATGGCTATATCAGCTCTGAAGCACATTACAATAAGAATATGCAGTTTTTATTTGTGAACAAAAGACTAATTTTAAGGACAAAGCTACATAAACTCATTGACTTTTTATTAAGGAAAGAAAGTATTATATGCAAGCCAAAGAATGGTTCCAGCAGTAGACAAATGAATTCAAGTCCTCGGCCCCGGTCTACCCCAGAactctatggtatatatgtaatTAATGTGCAGTGCCAGTTCTGTGAGTATGATGTGTGCATGGAGCCAGCCAAAACTCTGATTGAGTTTCAGAACTGGGACACTCTCTTGTATTGCATTCAGGAAGgagtgaaaatgtttttaaagcaagaaaaattatttgtggaATTATCAGGTGAGGATATTAAGGAATTTAGTGAAGATAACGGTTTTAGTTTATTTGGTGCTACTCTTCAGAAGCATGTGACTTCCAATGAGAGGAGTAACCAGGGCAGTTTCCAGGAAGCGtgtaataatattttagattCCTATGAGGTGTTTAATTTGCAGTCAAAAGCTGTGAAAAGAAAAGCTACTACAGAAAACATAAACACACAGAATTCTAGGGATTTAGAAGCTatcagaagaaatacaaataattcacTTTTGTACACTTGTGAATCAGGTGGTCCAGGCCACAACAAAATGACAGAGCCATCGTCACAAAACAAAGACAGCTCTTGCTCAGAATCAAAGATGTTAGAACAAGAGGCAATTGTTGCATCAGAAAcaggagaaaatgagaaacataaaaaatCTTGCCTGGAACATAGCTTTTTAGAAAATCCATGTGGAACCAGTTCGGAAATGTTTTTAAGCCCCTCTCAGACACCACGTCACTTTGAAGAGAGCAGAGAGAATCTAACAATATGGAAAGAAAGTACTGTTAATGGCATGGCTGCCAACATCTTGAAAAATAGTAGAATTCAGAATCAACCAGAGAAATTTAAAGATGCTACTGAAGTGGGatgccagcctctgccttctgaggcAACATTATTGGGAGTACATAGTGctcagacagagaaagagaaaagacaaaaagaacctAGCAACTGTGGAGGAAGAAATGTTTTTAGTTATGGACGAGTTAAATTATGTTCCACTGGCTTTATAACTCATGTGgtacaaaatgagaaaactaaatcAACAGAAACAGAACATTCATTTAAAAGTTATGTTAGACCTGGTCCCACAAGTGCCCAAGAAACATTTGGAAATAGAACACATCATTCAGTTGAAACTCCAGACATAAAACATTTAGCCAGCACTTTAAGTAAAGAATCTGCTCAATTACCCAACAAAAAAATTTGCAGAACAAATATAAGTTATGGGCTAGAGAATGAACCTACAGCaacttataaaatgttttctacttttcAGGAAGGTAGCAAAAAATCACAAACAGGTTGCATGTTATCTGATACATCCCCCTCTTTCCCCTGGTATAGAAGTGTTTCAAATGATattaagaaaacagataaattaatCGGTTCCTCCAAACCAATTGTCCGTAAGAAGCTAAGCTTGAGTTCACAACTAGGATCATTAGAGAAGTTCAAGAGGCAATATGGAAAGATTGAAAATCCACAGGATACAGAAGTAGAGGAAAGTAATGTCGAAGTCACTACCAATCTCTGTCCTCAAGTTGAACCTGACATTCTGCTGAAGGACAAGAACCGCTTAGACAATGCTGATGTTTGTAAAATCACTACTACGAAGCATAGTTATTCAAATAGTAGTTGGCAACCAGCAAGCCACATCCTTTACTCAGAGAAGTGTCCATTCTCCAAGGATGAAGATTGTTTAGAACAGATGCCTGGTTTGAGAGAAAACCCTATGACCCTGAAAGAGTTCTCTCTCTTTAATAGAAAACCTCTGGACCTTGAGAAATCATCTGAATCACTAGCCTCTAAATTATCCAGACTGAAGGATTCtgaaaaagaaactcaaacaatGGAGATGACGAGTCCTTTTAATGAACTTCCAAATTCAGATTCTAGTAGGAAAGACAGCGAGTTGTACAATGTATTAACACaagatttttgtatgttatttaaaaacaagCATGAAAAAGTAGAGAATGGTGTCATTCCAGTATCAGATTCTGCCACACAGGGTAATTCCTTTAATAAAAGTAGTGAAACACACTCTAACAGCAGTACAACAGAGAACTCTGTGATATCACAAACTCCTTTGGTATTGCCCTGTAATAATTCTAAAGTTATCGGTAAAGATTCAGATGTTCTTCTAAGAGCTTCAGAAGAACAGATAGGAAGTCCTGACTCTCCCAGTGGAATGTTAATGAATCTGGTAGAAGATGCCACAGGTGACCAAAATGGAATTTGTTTTCAAAGTGAGGAATCTAAAGCAAGAACTTGTTCCGAAAATGAAGAGTCAAACACGTGTTGTTCGGATTGGCAGCAGCATTTTGATGTAGCCTTGGGAAGAATGGTTTATGTCAACAAAATGACTGGACTCAGCACATTCATTGCCCCAACTGAGGACGTTCGGGCTGCTTGTACTAAAGACCTGACGACTGTGGCTGTGGATGTTGTACTTGAGAATG gATCTCAGTACAGGTGTCATCCTTTTAGAAGCGACCttgttcttcctttccttccgAGAGCTCGAGCAGAGAGGACGGTGATGAGACAGGAAAACAGAG ATACTGTGGATGATACTCCTCGTAGCGAATCACTTCAGTCCTTGTTCTCAGAATGGGACAATCCAGTATTTGCCCGTTATCCAGAG GTTGCTGTGGATGTAAGCAGTGGCCAGGCTGAGAGCTTAGCGGTTAAAATTCACAACATCTTATATCCCTATCGTTTCACCAAAGAAATGATTCATTCAATGCAG GTTCTCCAGCAAGTGGATAACAAGTTTATTGCCTGCTTGATGAGCACTAACACTGAAGAGAATGGCAAGGCAG gTTATTTCTTTAGGTGTTACCACAAAAATCTGGAAGATCTGGGCCTTGAATTTGTATTTCCAGACACTAGTGATTCTCTGGTCCTTGTGGGAAAAGTACCACTCTGTTTCGTGGAAAGAGAAGCCAATGAACTTCGGAGAGGAAGATCTACTGTGACCAGGAGTATGGTGGAG
- the MLH3 gene encoding DNA mismatch repair protein Mlh3 isoform X2 — translation MIKCLSAEVQAKLRSGLAISSLGQCVEELALNSIDAEAKCVAVRVNMETFQVQVIDNGFGMGSDDVDKVGNRYFTSKCHSVQDLENPRFYGFRGEALASIADMASTVEISSKKNRTMKTFVKLFQNGKALKACEADVTRPSAGTTVTVYNLFYQLPVRRKCMDPRLEFEKVRQRIEALSLMHPSISFSLRNDVSGSMVLQLPRTKDVCSRFCQIYGLGKSQKLREISFKYKEFELNGYISSEAHYNKNMQFLFVNKRLILRTKLHKLIDFLLRKESIICKPKNGSSSRQMNSSPRPRSTPELYGIYVINVQCQFCEYDVCMEPAKTLIEFQNWDTLLYCIQEGVKMFLKQEKLFVELSGEDIKEFSEDNGFSLFGATLQKHVTSNERSNQGSFQEACNNILDSYEVFNLQSKAVKRKATTENINTQNSRDLEAIRRNTNNSLLYTCESGGPGHNKMTEPSSQNKDSSCSESKMLEQEAIVASETGENEKHKKSCLEHSFLENPCGTSSEMFLSPSQTPRHFEESRENLTIWKESTVNGMAANILKNSRIQNQPEKFKDATEVGCQPLPSEATLLGVHSAQTEKEKRQKEPSNCGGRNVFSYGRVKLCSTGFITHVVQNEKTKSTETEHSFKSYVRPGPTSAQETFGNRTHHSVETPDIKHLASTLSKESAQLPNKKICRTNISYGLENEPTATYKMFSTFQEGSKKSQTGCMLSDTSPSFPWYRSVSNDIKKTDKLIGSSKPIVRKKLSLSSQLGSLEKFKRQYGKIENPQDTEVEESNVEVTTNLCPQVEPDILLKDKNRLDNADVCKITTTKHSYSNSSWQPASHILYSEKCPFSKDEDCLEQMPGLRENPMTLKEFSLFNRKPLDLEKSSESLASKLSRLKDSEKETQTMEMTSPFNELPNSDSSRKDSELYNVLTQDFCMLFKNKHEKVENGVIPVSDSATQGNSFNKSSETHSNSSTTENSVISQTPLVLPCNNSKVIGKDSDVLLRASEEQIGSPDSPSGMLMNLVEDATGDQNGICFQSEESKARTCSENEESNTCCSDWQQHFDVALGRMVYVNKMTGLSTFIAPTEDVRAACTKDLTTVAVDVVLENGSQYRCHPFRSDLVLPFLPRARAERTVMRQENRDTVDDTPRSESLQSLFSEWDNPVFARYPEVAVDVSSGQAESLAVKIHNILYPYRFTKEMIHSMQVLQQVDNKFIACLMSTNTEENGKADSYEKQQAQGSGRKKLLSSTLIPPLEITVTEEQRRLLRCYHKNLEDLGLEFVFPDTSDSLVLVGKVPLCFVEREANELRRGRSTVTRSMVEEFIREQVELLQTTGGIQGILPLTVQKVLASQACHGAVKFNDGLSLEESCRLIEALSLCQLPFQCAHGRPSMLPLADIDHLEQEKQIKPNLTKLRKMAQAWRLFGKAECDTRQSLQQSMAPCEPP, via the exons ATGATCAAGTGCTTGTCAGCTGAAGTACAAGCCAAATTGCGTTCAGGTTTGGCCATAAGCTCCTTGGGCCAATGTGTTGAGGAACTTGCCCTCAACAGTATTGATGCTGAAGCAAAATGTGTGGCTGTCAGGGTGAATATGGaaaccttccaagttcaagtgatagACAATGGATTTGGAATGGGGAGTGATGATGTAGACAAAGTGGGAAATCGTTATTTCACCAGTAAATGCCACTCGGTACAGGACTTGGAGAATCCAAGGTTTTATGGTTTCCGAGGAGAGGCCTTGGCAAGTATTGCTGACATGGCCAGCACTGTGGAAATTTCATCCAAGAAAAACAGGACAATGAAAACTTTTGTGAAACTGTTTCAGAATGGAAAAGCCCTGAAAGCTTGTGAAGCTGATGTGACTAGACCAAGCGCTGGGACAACTGTAACAGTGTATAACCTATTTTACCAGCTGCCTGTACGGAGGAAATGCATGGACCCTAGGCTGGAGTTTGAGAAGGTTAGGCAGAGGATAGAAGCTCTCTCACTCATGCacccttccatttctttctctttgagaaATGATGTTTCCGGTTCCATGGTTCTTCAGCTCCCCAGAACCAAAGACGTATGTTCCCGATTTTGTCAAATTTATGGATTGGGGAAGTCCCAAAAGTtaagagaaataagttttaaatataaagagtTTGAGCTTAATGGCTATATCAGCTCTGAAGCACATTACAATAAGAATATGCAGTTTTTATTTGTGAACAAAAGACTAATTTTAAGGACAAAGCTACATAAACTCATTGACTTTTTATTAAGGAAAGAAAGTATTATATGCAAGCCAAAGAATGGTTCCAGCAGTAGACAAATGAATTCAAGTCCTCGGCCCCGGTCTACCCCAGAactctatggtatatatgtaatTAATGTGCAGTGCCAGTTCTGTGAGTATGATGTGTGCATGGAGCCAGCCAAAACTCTGATTGAGTTTCAGAACTGGGACACTCTCTTGTATTGCATTCAGGAAGgagtgaaaatgtttttaaagcaagaaaaattatttgtggaATTATCAGGTGAGGATATTAAGGAATTTAGTGAAGATAACGGTTTTAGTTTATTTGGTGCTACTCTTCAGAAGCATGTGACTTCCAATGAGAGGAGTAACCAGGGCAGTTTCCAGGAAGCGtgtaataatattttagattCCTATGAGGTGTTTAATTTGCAGTCAAAAGCTGTGAAAAGAAAAGCTACTACAGAAAACATAAACACACAGAATTCTAGGGATTTAGAAGCTatcagaagaaatacaaataattcacTTTTGTACACTTGTGAATCAGGTGGTCCAGGCCACAACAAAATGACAGAGCCATCGTCACAAAACAAAGACAGCTCTTGCTCAGAATCAAAGATGTTAGAACAAGAGGCAATTGTTGCATCAGAAAcaggagaaaatgagaaacataaaaaatCTTGCCTGGAACATAGCTTTTTAGAAAATCCATGTGGAACCAGTTCGGAAATGTTTTTAAGCCCCTCTCAGACACCACGTCACTTTGAAGAGAGCAGAGAGAATCTAACAATATGGAAAGAAAGTACTGTTAATGGCATGGCTGCCAACATCTTGAAAAATAGTAGAATTCAGAATCAACCAGAGAAATTTAAAGATGCTACTGAAGTGGGatgccagcctctgccttctgaggcAACATTATTGGGAGTACATAGTGctcagacagagaaagagaaaagacaaaaagaacctAGCAACTGTGGAGGAAGAAATGTTTTTAGTTATGGACGAGTTAAATTATGTTCCACTGGCTTTATAACTCATGTGgtacaaaatgagaaaactaaatcAACAGAAACAGAACATTCATTTAAAAGTTATGTTAGACCTGGTCCCACAAGTGCCCAAGAAACATTTGGAAATAGAACACATCATTCAGTTGAAACTCCAGACATAAAACATTTAGCCAGCACTTTAAGTAAAGAATCTGCTCAATTACCCAACAAAAAAATTTGCAGAACAAATATAAGTTATGGGCTAGAGAATGAACCTACAGCaacttataaaatgttttctacttttcAGGAAGGTAGCAAAAAATCACAAACAGGTTGCATGTTATCTGATACATCCCCCTCTTTCCCCTGGTATAGAAGTGTTTCAAATGATattaagaaaacagataaattaatCGGTTCCTCCAAACCAATTGTCCGTAAGAAGCTAAGCTTGAGTTCACAACTAGGATCATTAGAGAAGTTCAAGAGGCAATATGGAAAGATTGAAAATCCACAGGATACAGAAGTAGAGGAAAGTAATGTCGAAGTCACTACCAATCTCTGTCCTCAAGTTGAACCTGACATTCTGCTGAAGGACAAGAACCGCTTAGACAATGCTGATGTTTGTAAAATCACTACTACGAAGCATAGTTATTCAAATAGTAGTTGGCAACCAGCAAGCCACATCCTTTACTCAGAGAAGTGTCCATTCTCCAAGGATGAAGATTGTTTAGAACAGATGCCTGGTTTGAGAGAAAACCCTATGACCCTGAAAGAGTTCTCTCTCTTTAATAGAAAACCTCTGGACCTTGAGAAATCATCTGAATCACTAGCCTCTAAATTATCCAGACTGAAGGATTCtgaaaaagaaactcaaacaatGGAGATGACGAGTCCTTTTAATGAACTTCCAAATTCAGATTCTAGTAGGAAAGACAGCGAGTTGTACAATGTATTAACACaagatttttgtatgttatttaaaaacaagCATGAAAAAGTAGAGAATGGTGTCATTCCAGTATCAGATTCTGCCACACAGGGTAATTCCTTTAATAAAAGTAGTGAAACACACTCTAACAGCAGTACAACAGAGAACTCTGTGATATCACAAACTCCTTTGGTATTGCCCTGTAATAATTCTAAAGTTATCGGTAAAGATTCAGATGTTCTTCTAAGAGCTTCAGAAGAACAGATAGGAAGTCCTGACTCTCCCAGTGGAATGTTAATGAATCTGGTAGAAGATGCCACAGGTGACCAAAATGGAATTTGTTTTCAAAGTGAGGAATCTAAAGCAAGAACTTGTTCCGAAAATGAAGAGTCAAACACGTGTTGTTCGGATTGGCAGCAGCATTTTGATGTAGCCTTGGGAAGAATGGTTTATGTCAACAAAATGACTGGACTCAGCACATTCATTGCCCCAACTGAGGACGTTCGGGCTGCTTGTACTAAAGACCTGACGACTGTGGCTGTGGATGTTGTACTTGAGAATG gATCTCAGTACAGGTGTCATCCTTTTAGAAGCGACCttgttcttcctttccttccgAGAGCTCGAGCAGAGAGGACGGTGATGAGACAGGAAAACAGAG ATACTGTGGATGATACTCCTCGTAGCGAATCACTTCAGTCCTTGTTCTCAGAATGGGACAATCCAGTATTTGCCCGTTATCCAGAG GTTGCTGTGGATGTAAGCAGTGGCCAGGCTGAGAGCTTAGCGGTTAAAATTCACAACATCTTATATCCCTATCGTTTCACCAAAGAAATGATTCATTCAATGCAG GTTCTCCAGCAAGTGGATAACAAGTTTATTGCCTGCTTGATGAGCACTAACACTGAAGAGAATGGCAAGGCAG ATTCCTACGAGAAACAACAGGCACAGGGCTCTGGTCGGAAGAAATTACTGTCTTCTACTCTAATTCCTCCGCTAGAGATAACAGTGACAGAGGAACAAAGGAGACTCTTACG GTGTTACCACAAAAATCTGGAAGATCTGGGCCTTGAATTTGTATTTCCAGACACTAGTGATTCTCTGGTCCTTGTGGGAAAAGTACCACTCTGTTTCGTGGAAAGAGAAGCCAATGAACTTCGGAGAGGAAGATCTACTGTGACCAGGAGTATGGTGGAG